One Solanum lycopersicum chromosome 4, SLM_r2.1 DNA window includes the following coding sequences:
- the LOC101246623 gene encoding uncharacterized protein — translation MAIHDWKFKKKPENFNSGYDQNGTGQAQGMKANQVRVDQGIIQDDFAPICKKEEGQGVTSQEVSALAAQPTFTQRQYQKILHMLDKEEVGTSGTNIAENMAGPLQWKGEGDW, via the exons ATGGCTATCCATGACTGGAAGTTTAAGAAGAAAcctgaaaattttaattcaggTTATGATCAAAATGGCACAGGACAAGCACAAGGTATGAAGGCAAATCAAGTAAGAGTTGATCAAGGAATAATACAAGATGATTTTGCACCAATCtgcaaaaaagaagaaggtcaAGGAGTGACATCACAAGAGGTTTCAGCACTGGCAGCTCAACCTACTTTCACTCAAAGACAATATCAGAAAATTCTGCATATGCTTGATAAAGAAGAAGTGGGAACTTCAGGAACCAATATAGCAGAAAATATGGCAG GACCTCTCCAATGGAAAGGTGAAGGGGATTGGTAA